The genomic region TAGAGATAGAGTGGAACAACAAAGACCCTTTTTATGATCGAGATTTGGAAAACTTCAAGAGATTGCATGCTGATGGAGTAATTTCTATAGGCGCGATAATAACGCGGGGTAACTCACTTCAATACGGAATGCGTGACCTGATAAAGGAATTCGCCGTAAGAGAAGGGCTGAATGATATCAATAAACTTTCTGAGTATTATCATCCTACAACTCGTCAAATTGGTCTAATAAAAAAAGCTGCGGATTCAAAAGGCTCGTTTGAAGAAGGATGGGCTCATTCATTCGTTTCAGATAAATTCGGTGAGGCAACGACTCATTGGCGGAAACTGGAAGACCGAGTTCAACGTGGTGTAGGTAATCCATGCCCACTACTGCTAATTGGGATACCGCGTGAGATTGTCGTTCTTTAACTAAGACCGAGGAGGATTAGAGTGCCGAAAGTATATAGTATTGCAAAGCTCAACCCATCTGAAGACCTCCTTACAAAAGCACGAGGCCCTTATTCGACAATATTGGCTGACCCTCCATGGCAGTTTCAGAATAGAACTGGAAAGATGGCCCCCGAGCATAAGCGATTGCTCAGGTATCCAACAATGGAAATCGAAGAAATCAAAGAATTACCAGTTTCTAAACTTGCTGCGGCTCAGTCGCATCTTTATTTGTGGGTACCTAATGCATTGCTCCATGATGGACTTAAAGTAATGGAGGCCTGGGGTTTCACATATAAAACGAATATCGTTTGGTCAAAAATCCGAAAAGATGGAGGGCCTGACGGCAGGGGCGTGGGTTTCTACTTCCGCAACGTCACTGAAATGATTCTTTTCGGAGTCAAAGGAAGAATGCGCACCCTACAGCTTGGGAGGACGCAGGTTAACCTTATTGCTAGTCGCAAGAGAGAACATTCGAGAAAGCCTGATGAGATATATGATCTGGTGGAGGGATGCTCCCCAGGACCGTACCTGGAATTATTTGCCAGATTCCAGAGGCATGGGTGGGATCAATGGGGCAATGAAAATGTGGAAAAAAATTCATTTCATGGAGTTGCCAAGCGAAATGGCCATCACGATCCGAAGCTAAGGTTAAAGAAGGCACCTAGAGGTTATCGGGCATAATGGTTAAATGAGTTTTGAAAAATGGTTCTATGGCCGCGTTTGAAAGCAAAATAAGGGTTTACTGAGGTCAAATGAGGCGTCCGACTGAGGCATTATAATGAAATAGTGCCCAAGGGAGTCTGGCTTGATTACAGAACAGCGAAATCAGAGGTTAGTCATGCAAAAAATTACTAGCAATAAAGATTTGATCATGGTTCTTCTATATGCGAAAGGTCACAAACAGCAACAGTGCGAACCCATTCGTGGTCGTACTCGATTAATGAAAATGATTTTTCTTTTTGATAAAGAAATTCGGAAAACTTTTCATAAAGAAATCATTGATGAGAATGCCTTGCCGAAGTTCGTTCCGTATAATTTTGGTCCGTTTTCAGCAGAGGTTTATTCGGATTTAGAGTTCTTAGAGGATCTCGAATTTATCTCCAAGAATAAAACGCAGGATGAGGTCTCCGAAGAAGCATATCTTTACGCTCTGTATGATATTTCTTCAGAAGATATAGGAAATAATGTCGAGGAAGAATTCTTTCTTACTGATCTTGGAAAGAGATTTGTCGAAGCAGACAAGGCGGGTAAATTAACAAGAGAGCAATGGAATGTGATTGATGAATTCAAAGCACGGTGCACAGCCGCTTCGCTAAAATCTTTATTGAAATACGTTTATACAAAATATCCCGAGATGGCTGAGGAATCTAAGATATTAGATGAAATCTTCCAGCGCTAACCAAAAAAATATGAAGAATGTGTCTGAAGCAGACCTCATTGGTGAGGCTCTATTTCGATTGAGGAGTCTAAATAATCTTTCTGCATGCCGGGAAGTACCACTGCTCGGTAGAAGCCCAGACATTGCCTTTTTGTTGAATGACGCTGTTATTACTGTAGAGTTTAAACTTAATAATTGGAGACAAGCGGTAATTCAAGCAAGGGAC from Actinomycetota bacterium harbors:
- a CDS encoding restriction endonuclease, which encodes MFGKIREKGFQIMALHHAEAILKYDMSEAVRELETALLNIEIPAEELVRGGGGECAMTQRLRKTLSEDFGWEKHCFEIKKIVDGEQKESISHEIDHVKKFPRGTFALEIEWNNKDPFYDRDLENFKRLHADGVISIGAIITRGNSLQYGMRDLIKEFAVREGLNDINKLSEYYHPTTRQIGLIKKAADSKGSFEEGWAHSFVSDKFGEATTHWRKLEDRVQRGVGNPCPLLLIGIPREIVVL
- a CDS encoding S-adenosylmethionine-binding protein, with the translated sequence MPKVYSIAKLNPSEDLLTKARGPYSTILADPPWQFQNRTGKMAPEHKRLLRYPTMEIEEIKELPVSKLAAAQSHLYLWVPNALLHDGLKVMEAWGFTYKTNIVWSKIRKDGGPDGRGVGFYFRNVTEMILFGVKGRMRTLQLGRTQVNLIASRKREHSRKPDEIYDLVEGCSPGPYLELFARFQRHGWDQWGNENVEKNSFHGVAKRNGHHDPKLRLKKAPRGYRA